In Lytechinus variegatus isolate NC3 chromosome 12, Lvar_3.0, whole genome shotgun sequence, a single window of DNA contains:
- the LOC121425231 gene encoding probable G-protein coupled receptor No18, translated as MGFSLHRVYRDTSISTATLDDPTAATEMISSNYTLDYDDGFLMTLSGKVLVGIVCGILLLVVLVGNTFVVVAVAKFRRLRTPANALLLNLAIADVTVSVFVMTFSTMRLLSDGHWLLGSFMCKFWMSMDVLCCTASILTLCMISLDKYWAITRPLSYHSDMSWRRTGYMVTFVWGCSGIISFVPIFTGLYAKDRANISTDDICGVNFSVNRYYAVVSSMTSFYVPLAVMIFTYCHIYFIARSQAIRIKEEMNRTEYLGRTSPPQSMRASIPSNKTTENLEQPPAEPNRRRSRSITREYKAVRTLGLIMGCFILSWLPFFLMYLIMNFCTTCHLSFHAENAITWLGYANSLMNPLIYNFRNRDFRYAFRVIAHRILKAITFGYLDNKKGVFPKNASSHHRFSTSSNGHPNGSPLLCASGIKLNLMKRHSEGRVSQGGNGGENEMPCQILPEDEILNCSPDRGEEGEKVTFREEDGSDHSL; from the coding sequence ATGGGGTTTTCCTTGCACAGGGTTTATCGCGATACTTCGATATCCACGGCAACACTGGAtgatcccaccgctgccaccgaAATGATATCATCAAACTACACTTTGGACTATGACGATGGCTTTCTTATGACCTTATCAGGTAAGGTCCTGGTGGGAATCGTGTGTGGAATACTCCTCTTGGTTGTCCTTGTGGGAAACACCTTCGTGGTTGTTGCAGTTGCCAAGTTCAGGAGATTGAGGACTCCAGCAAACGCTCTCCTCTTGAATTTGGCCATCGCTGATGTCACTGTATCAGTCTTCGTGATGACCTTTTCTACGATGAGACTACTAAGCGATGGTCATTGGTTACTGGGATCCTTCATGTGTAAGTTTTGGATGTCCATGGACGTGCTTTGCTGTACGGCGTCCATACTTACTCTCTGTATGATTTCATTAGACAAATATTGGGCAATCACACGTCCTCTCTCGTACCATAGTGATATGTCATGGAGGAGAACTGGTTACATGGTTACTTTTGTTTGGGGTTGTTCGGGTATTATTTCTTTCGTGCCGATCTTCACGGGACTTTATGCCAAGGACAGAGCAAATATCTCCACGGACGACATTTGCGGGGTGAACTTCTCTGTAAATAGGTACTACGCTGTCGTATCGAGTATGACATCTTTCTACGTACCCCTTGCGGTAATGATATTCACCTACTGTCACATTTATTTTATCGCTCGATCGCAAGCCATTCGAATCAAAGAAGAGATGAATAGAACAGAATATCTGGGAAGAACGTCCCCTCCACAATCTATGAGGGCGTCAATACCTTCAAATAAAACGACTGAAAACCTTGAGCAACCTCCTGCTGAACCGAATAGGAGGCGGTCAAGGTCTATAACGCGTGAATACAAAGCTGTCCGAACTCTAGGACTAATTATGGGGTGTTTCATTCTATCATGGTTACCTTTTTTTCTAATGTACCTCATTATGAACTTCTGTACAACATGCCATCTTTCCTTCCACGCGGAGAACGCCATCACGTGGCTCGGTTATGCCAACAGTCTCATGAACCCACTAATTTACAATTTTCGGAATCGCGATTTTCGTTATGCCTTCCGTGTCATCGCGCATAGGATCCTCAAGGCTATCACGTTTGGCTACTTGGACAACAAGAAGGGGGTGTTCCCCAAGAATGCATCGTCGCACCATCGCTTTTCTACGTCGTCCAACGGCCATCCGAACGGAAGCCCCCTTCTTTGCGCTAGCGGTATCAAGCTGAACCTCATGAAGCGCCATTCGGAAGGCAGAGTTTCGCAAGGTGGAAATGGTGGGGAGAATGAGATGCCTTGCCAGATTTTACCGGaagatgaaattttgaattgttCTCCCGATCGAGGAGAAGAAGGCGAGAAAGTGACATTCCGCGAGGAAGATGGAAGTGACCACTCTTTATGA